From a single Cyprinus carpio isolate SPL01 chromosome A3, ASM1834038v1, whole genome shotgun sequence genomic region:
- the LOC109047441 gene encoding myeloid-associated differentiation marker homolog produces the protein MLHLDFRSLILPIGIVRMVEVLLTCICFALAASAGIPVTATSHWAWCMFCWCFCCFTTLLIIILEFTNLNTKVPISWEDFTMAFAMLATLMMVTIAIIYPTFFACPSCSRQIGASAVSWLCFGLYAAEVWLVHKRPGETSGFLTTVPGLLKILETFVACIIFTSLSPAEYKAVPATQWCVAVFSICFVFSLLIVFLTIAKLSSIFPFSFDKAVISFNILAVAMYATAVVIWPLYVFDRNPRPDNCNLCPWDDLVVVTFMTIINFFVYTGDLAYSVKIVFFTYRGQE, from the coding sequence ATGTTGCACTTGGATTTCAGATCACTGATTCTTCCGATTGGCATCGTTCGGATGGTGGAGGTGCTTCTAACATGCATCTGCTTTGCACTGGCGGCGTCAGCGGGAATCCCGGTCACAGCCACGTCCCATTGGGCTTGGTGCATGTTCTGCTGGTGCTTCTGCTGTTTCACGACCCTCCTCATCATCATTTTGGAGTTTACCAACCTGAACACCAAAGTGCCCATTTCCTGGGAAGACTTCACCATGGCTTTTGCTATGTTGGCCACACTTATGATGGTCACCATTGCAATCATCTACCCCACGTTCTTCGCCTGCCCCTCCTGCTCCAGGCAGATCGGGGCGTCTGCGGTGTCCTGGTTGTGTTTCGGGCTGTACGCCGCAGAAGTCTGGTTGGTCCACAAAAGACCCGGTGAAACCAGCGGCTTTCTCACCACCGTTCCCGGTCTCCTCAAGATCCTGGAGACATTTGTCGCCTGCATCATATTCACGTCTTTGAGTCCCGCCGAATATAAGGCGGTTCCAGCAACGCAGTGGTGCGTGGCCGTCTTCTCCATATGCTTTGTTTTTTCATTGCTGATTGTTTTCCTCACCATCGCCAAGCTGTCTTCCatctttccattttcttttgacAAAGCGGTCATTAGCTTCAACATCCTGGCTGTGGCTATGTACGCAACCGCTGTTGTTATCTGGCCACTATATGTGTTTGACAGAAACCCACGTCCAGATAATTGTAACCTGTGTCCATGGGATGATCTGGTGGTGGTGACCTTCATGACCATCATAAACTTCTTCGTATACACTGGAGATTTGGCCTACTCTGTTAAAATAGTATTCTTTACCTATCGTGGCCAGGAGTAA
- the slc25a19 gene encoding mitochondrial thiamine pyrophosphate carrier, giving the protein MVGYNPNSPGVALTPEEAALAGSAAGMVTRALISPLDVVKIRFQLQIEQVSWRRRQGKYWGLWQATRCIMTEEGLPAFWKGHVPAQLLSVCYGAVQFASFEALTELVHKQTAYNSQTPGVHFICGGLAACSATVACQPLDTLRTRFAAQGEPKMYHNLRHAVATMFRTEGPFTFYRGLTPTLVAVFPYAGLQFFFYNILKKLLDPQDTKSKGGLHSLISGSCAGVISKTMTYPFDLIKKRLQVGGFEEARMKFGQVRTYHGFVDCVLRIGREERLRGFFKGLSPSLLKAALSTGFTFFWYEFFINAIVSLKSS; this is encoded by the exons ATGGTGGGCTATAATCCAAACTCCCCCGGCGTGGCTCTCACCCCAGAGGAAGCTGCTCTGGCCGGGTCAGCGGCGGGTATGGTCACCCGTGCCCTCATCAGCCCTCTGGATGTCGTCAAAATCAGGTTTCAG TTGCAGATCGAGCAGGTGTCCTGGAGGAGACGTCAGGGGAAGTACTGGGGTTTATGGCAGGCCACGCGCTGTATCATGACTGAAGAAGGACTTCCTGCTTTCTGGAAAGGTCACGTTCCTGCCCAGCTGCTGTCTGTGTGTTATGGGGCAGTTCAG TTTGCGAGTTTTGAAGCCTTAACAGAGCTGGTCCATAAGCAGACGGCCTATAACAGCCAGACACCAGGAGTGCATTTCATCTGTGGTGGTTTGGCTGCTTGCTCCGCCACCGTCGCCTGCCAGCCGCTGGATACCCTCCGCACACGCTTCGCTGCTCAGGGCGAACCCAAG ATGTATCATAACCTCAGACACGCCGTGGCCACAATGTTTCGCACAGAGGGGCCCTTCACCTTCTACAGGGGCCTCACACCAACCCTAGTGGCCGTGTTTCCATATGCAGGCttgcagtttttcttttataatatccTAAAGAAACTTCTGGATCCCCAAGACACCAAATCTAAAG GAGGTTTACACAGTCTGATCAGCGGTAGTTGTGCTGGGGTCATCAGTAAAACAATGACGTATCCGTTTGACCTGATTAAAAAGAGACTTCAAGTGGGTGGATTCGAAGAGGCCAGGATGAAGTTCGGTCAG gTGCGGACGTATCATGGATTTGTGGACTGTGTGCTGAGGATCGGCAGAGAGGAAAGGCTCCGGGGTTTCTTTAAGGGTCTCTCCCCCAGTCTCCTGAAGGCTGCTCTGTCCACAGGCTTCACCTTCTTCTGGTACGAGTTCTTCATCAATGCCATTGTCAGCCTCAAGAGCAGCTAG
- the jmjd8 gene encoding jmjC domain-containing protein 8 — MDQAVRALLLLLLAQLPASLHCTEAPAGDDGGWGLDSSIEDEGECNIEIRDVNSITHTEFIEEYAYAKPVILRGLTDNTKFRVQCSKANLLREYAEKMVRLSTANTHSYRKVDVRFEEFVKFLLTPQPKDILGSDTLYFFGDNNFTEWHSLFEEYKAPPFSLPLMHPAYSFGIAGPGTGVPFHWHGPGYSEVIYGRKRWFLYPPDEAPEFHPNHTTLSWVSLSYPNLELHQRPLECTIRPGEVLYFPDRWWHATLNLDTSVFISTFLG; from the exons ATGGATCAGGCTGTCAGGGCTCTTTTACTGCTGCTCTTAGCGCAGTTACCGGCTTCACTTCACTGCACTGAAGCCCCCGCTGGAGACGATGGAGGATG gggACTGGATTCCAGTATTGAGGATGAAGGCGAGTGCAACATTGAGATCAGAGATGTGaactcaataacacacacagagtttattgaaga gtatGCTTACGCAAAACCAGTTATACTCCGAGGACTTACAGATAACACG AAGTTCCGTGTCCAGTGCTCCAAAGCCAATCTGTTGAGAGAGTATGCAGAGAAAATGGTCCGTCTCAGCACGGCCAATACACACTCATACAGGAAAG tggatGTGCGGTTTGAAGAGTTTGTGAAGTTCCTGTTGACCCCTCAGCCTAAAGACATCCTGGGCAGTG ATACGCTGTACTTCTTCGGGGACAATAACTTCACGGAGTGGCATTCGCTGTTTGAAGAGTATAAAGCGCCACCTTTTTCTCTTCCATTAATGCATCCTGCATACAGCTTTGGGATTGCTG GACCAGGTACTGGCGTCCCGTTTCACTGGCATGGTCCCGGATACTCTGAAGTTATCTACGGCAGGAAG CGCTGGTTTCTTTACCCCCCTGACGAGGCGCCTGAGTTCCATCCCAACCACACCACTCTGTCCTGGGTTTCTCTGTCCTACCCAAACCTGGAGCTCCACCAGAGGCCCCTGGAGTGCACCATACGACCAGGAGAG gtgcTGTATTTTCCAGATCGTTGGTGGCATGCAACTCTAAATCTGGACACCAGCGTTTTCATTTCAACTTTTCTGGGGTGA
- the amdhd2 gene encoding N-acetylglucosamine-6-phosphate deacetylase yields the protein MPSNKSVSDAPITQFVSCRILKDHRLQWEDLWVREGKILNPEKLFFDEEGFADHKVDCGNKIIAPGFIDVQINGGYGIDFSQASGDIRRGVAQVAKKILEHGVTSFCPTLVTSPPDIYHKVIPELRVQDGGPEGAGILGIHLEGPFISEQKRGAHPPKFLRTFKAGGVADLMETYGHLDNVALVTLAPELANSAAAIRELSGRGIVVSLGHSMADLSQAEEAVQNGAIFITHLFNAMLPFHHRDPGIVGLLTSDRIPPGRMVYYGMIADGIHTHPAALRIAHRAHPAGLVLVTDAVTAMGLPPGQHSLGQQQIDIQGLHAYVAGTTTLSGSIATMDMCVRHFREVSGCTVEAALEAASLHPAQLLGVSNRKGTLEFGTDADFIVLDDTLTVRETYIAGQQVWRK from the exons ATGCCGTCCAATAAGAGTGTCTCAGACGCCCCGATCACACAGTTTGTGAGCTGTAGGATACTGAAGGACCACAGACTGCAATG GGAAGACCTCTGGGTCCGCGAGGGCAAGATTCTGAACCCAGAGAAGCTGTTTTTCGATGAAGAGGGTTTTGCAGATCACAAAGTTGACTGCGGGAATAAAATCATTGCACCTGGATTCATAGATGTACAGATAAACG GTGGATATGGCATCGACTTCTCCCAGGCCAGTGGTGACATCAGAAGGGGCGTGGCTCAGGTGGCCAAAAAGATTCTAGAACACGGTGTCACTTCCTTCTGCCCGACCCTGGTCACGTCTCCACCGGACATATACCATAAG GTCATTCCTGAGCTCAGAGTTCAGGACGGAGGACCTGAAGGGGCGGGAATTTTAG GTATTCATCTGGAGGGGCCGTTCATCAGTGAACAGAAGAGAGGTGCTCACCCTCCGAAGTTCCTCCGCACTTTTAAAGCGGGGGGCGTGGCCGACCTGATGGAGACTTACGGGCACCTGGACAATGTCGCCCTGGTGACCCTCGCACCAGAACTAGCCAATAGCGCGGCTGCAATCCGTGAGCTGTCAGGAAGAGGCATAGTGGTGTCACTTG GTCACTCTATGGCTGATCTCTCTCAGGCTGAAGAGGCTGTGCAGAATGGAGCCATATTCATAACACACTTATTTAATGCCATGTTGCCT tttCATCACAGAGACCCGGGCATTGTGGGATTGCTTACAAGTGATCGCATTCCACCAGGTCGGATGGTTTACTACGGTATGATCGCAGACGGGATACACACACATCCTGCAGCGCTGCGCATCGCACACAGAGCTCATCCTGCtg GGTTGGTGCTGGTCACTGACGCTGTGACAGCGATGGGTCTTCCTCCTGGTCAACACTCACTCGGACAGCAGCAGATCGACATCCAGGGCCTTCACGCTTACGTCGCAG GCACTACAACTTTGAGTGGCAGCATTGCGACCATGGACATGTGTGTGAGACACTTCAGAGAGGTGTCAG GCTGTACAGTAGAAGCTGCATTAGAAGCTGCATCGCTGCATCCTGCTCAGCTGCTGGGTGTCAGTAACAGGAAGGGAACTCTGGAGTTCGGCACTGATGCAG ATTTCATAGTGCTTGATGACACACTGACAGTCAGGGAAACCTACATTGCTGGACAGCAGGTCtggaggaagtga
- the nog5 gene encoding LOW QUALITY PROTEIN: noggin 5 (The sequence of the model RefSeq protein was modified relative to this genomic sequence to represent the inferred CDS: inserted 2 bases in 1 codon): MEMKVSSALLLCASVIVHLALAQIQLRVRPSPSDHLPVPDLHEDPDPALEPGERDLAPRLLRRKLGSSFDPVFSSIGAPPAGNGSEITREDGIGLTGAIPREFQQLDFTGLKAAGKTERRVRRWLWSYTRCPVLSVWKDLGARFWPRYVKEGQCLTERSCSLPEGMFCKPVQSVSVTLLRWHCQQGSRALKHCAWXRARYPVISQCGCACISFTHS; encoded by the exons ATGGAAATGAAGGTGTCTTCTGCGCTCCTGCTCTGCGCGTCTGTCATAGTTCACCTCGCGCTCGCTCAGATTCAGCTGCGCGTGCGCCCGTCGCCTAGCGACCACCTGCCGGTACCGGACCTGCATGAGGACCCTGACCCGGCGCTGGAACCGGGAGAGAGGGATTTAGCCCCTCGATTGCTGCGCCGGAAACTCGGCAGCAGTTTTGATCCCGTCTTCTCGTCGATCGGTGCACCGCCTGCAGGTAACGGGTCCGAGATCACGCGAGAGGACGGGATCGGTCTCACCGGAGCCATTCCCCGTGAGTTTCAGCAGCTGGATTTCACTGGTCTCAAAGCGGCGGGGAAAACGGAGCGCAGGGTGCGCCGGTGGTTGTGGTCGTACACCCGGTGCCCGGTGCTGTCAGTGTGGAAAGATCTGGGCGCGCGATTCTGGCCGCGATACGTCAAAGAAGGACAGTGCTTGACCGAACGCTCGTGCTCTTTACCGGAGGGGATGTTTTGTAAACCGGTGCAGTCCGTGAGCGTCACGCTCCTCCGGTGGCACTGCCAGCAGGGTTCGCGCGCGCTCAAGCACTGCGCGTG TCGCGCGCGCTACCCGGTGATATCTCAGTGCGGCTGCGCGTGCATAAGCTTTACACACAGCTAG
- the LOC109047130 gene encoding uncharacterized protein LOC109047130: protein MNTTVEAITEGFNTTKFDNVSHSKPDLRPVKTPNSPNTASRPDWILYTVPASAFLIGIVLFTYVCKTQRRRNAPAMQKTNTNGHFATYTDFGFTKSATQRHMETNKNNKKDDTQSYENVEAAIYSNQDKVTYYVSADEDYLNPDAMGEEEVPGPEKLHNNTLQLPSNLTDTDGESYENMEGCLYALPRKQTQQLQDAAEDDDYINPDEDRKQDLALDQTDTESYEIMVGSDCPVYTTHDTTEDDSYEQMNGIPVLI, encoded by the exons ATGAACACAACAGTTGAGGCCATTACTGAAG GCTTTAACACAACTAAGTTTGACAACGTGTCCCACAGCAAGCCTGATCTCAGACCAGTGAAAACACCTAACTCACCTAACACAG CATCTCGACCTGATTGGATACTCTACACAGTTCCTGCATCAGCCTTTCTGATTGGGATTGTTCTGTTTACGTACGTCTGCAAAACACAACGACGCAGAAATG CACCTGCAATGCAGAAGACAAACACAAATGGACACTTTGCCACTTACACCGACTTTGG GTTCACTAAGAGCGCTACTCAGAGACATATGGAGAccaataaaaacaacaagaagg ATGACACGCAGTCCTATGAGAATGTAGAAGCAGCTATCTACAGCAATCAAGACAAAGTCACATATTATGTTTCTGCAGATGAAG ATTATCTTAACCCGGATGCAATGGGGGAAGAGGAAGTGCCAGGGCCAGAAAAACTTCACAACAACACTCTACAACTACCTAGCAATTTGACCGATACGG ATGGAGAGTCATATGAGAACATGGAGGGGTGTTTATATGCTCTGCCTCGCAAACAAACACAGCAACTCCAGGACGCCGCTGAAGATGACG ACTATATCAATCCTGATGAAGATAGAAAACAAGATCTCGCTCTGGACCAAACAGACACTG AGTCGTATGAAATTATGGTTGGATCAGACTGTCCTGTGTACACGACCCATGACACCACGGAggatg ATTCATATGAACAGATGAACGGAATCCCAGTCCTGATCTAG
- the tufm gene encoding elongation factor Tu, mitochondrial, whose product MAALVGVRACLSALQLTSPSLLHSSYKLCAVPLSRRNFAAEAKKVFSRSKPHLNIGTIGHVDHGKTTLTAAITKVLAEAGGARYKTYEDIDNAPEEKARGITINASHVEYTTANRHYAHTDCPGHADYVKNMITGTSQMDGCILVVAATDGQMPQTREHLLLARQIGVEHVVVFVNKADAVEDKEMLDLVELEIRELLTEYGYDGENTPVIIGSALCALENRQPELGVNSIMKLLDVVDNYIPLPKRDLDKPFLLPVEGVYSIPGRGTVVTGTLERGMIKKGDECEFLGHNRCFKSVITGIEMFHQSLERAEAGDNMGALVRGLKREDVRRGMVMCKPGSIQPHQKIKAQVYVLSKEEGGRHKPFCTNFMPIMFSHTWDMACIVELLPGKEMVMPGEDASLILALRQPMALDRGQRFTLRDGNQTIGTGLVTEILPMTEDDKYNWG is encoded by the exons ATGGCTGCGCTCGTGGGCGTCCGCGCGTGCCTCTCCG CTCTGCAGTTGACCTCCCCGAGTTTACTGCACAGCTCTTATAAACTG TGTGCAGTTCCTCTAAGTCGAAGGAATTTCGCAGCAGAGGCAAAGAAGGTTTTCTCTCGTAGTAAACCCCATCTGAACATCGGGACCATCGGTCATGTAGATCACGGCAAAACCACGCTGACCGCCGCCATCACTAAAG TCCTTGCCGAGGCCGGCGGTGCACGTTATAAGACGTATGAGGATATTGATAATGCTCCTGAAGAGAAGGCTAGAGGAATCACCATTAACGCCTCGCATGTGGAATACACCACCGCTAACAGACACTACGCTCACACCGACTGCCCCGGACATGCTGACTACGTCAAG AACATGATCACAGGCACGTCTCAGATGGACGGCTGTATTCTAGTGGTGGCGGCGACCGACGGTCAGATGCCGCAGACGCGTGAGCACCTCCTGCTGGCGCGGCAGATCGGCGTGGAGCACGTGGTGGTGTTCGTTAACAAAGCCGATGCCGTGGAGGACAAGGAGATGCTGGACCTGGTGGAGCTGGAGATCAGAGAGCTGCTCACAGAGTACGGCTACGACGGAGAAAACACACCAGTTATTATTGGATCGGCACTCTGTGCTCTGGAG aaCAGACAGCCGGAGCTGGGTGTTAACTCCATTATGAAGCTTTTGGATGTGGTAGATAATTATATTCCTTTGCCAAAGAGAGATCTGGATAAACCATTCCTGCTGCCTGTAGAGGGAGTCTATTCTATTCCAG GTCGTGGTACTGTGGTCACTGGCACACTAGAGCGAGGAATGATCAAGAAAGGAGATGAATGTGAATTTCTGGGACACAATCGCTGCTTTAAGTCCGTCATCACTG GTATCGAGATGTTCCACCAGTCTCTGGAGCGGGCGGAGGCGGGCGATAACATGGGCGCTCTGGTGCGCGGTCTGAAGAGGGAGGATGTCAGGAGAGGCATGGTGATGTGCAAACCTGGATCCATCCAGCCACACCAGAAGATCAAAGCTCAG GTGTACGTCCTGAGCAAAGAGGAGGGCGGCAGGCACAAACCATTCTGCACAAACTTCATGCCCATCATGTTCTCTCACACCTGGGACATGGCTTGTATCGTAGAGCTGCTTCCAGGGAAG GAGATGGTGATGCCGGGAGAGGACGCGTCTCTGATCCTGGCCCTCAGACAGCCCATGGCTCTTGACAGAGGCCAAAGGTTCACGCTCAGAGACGGCAACCAAACCATCGGCACGGGTCTGGTCACAGAAATCCTCCCCATGACAGAGGATGACAAATACAACTGGGGCTGA
- the hspbp1 gene encoding hsp70-binding protein 1 encodes MAEGRGNRNHPRNLQGVLQMAVEAGSASEGPAPREPMTQERIEFLRGALAEVCKGQMDEVEQMKQCLEVLSRDECRARGSEEEEEEEEDEREEALEMLSELCENLDNARDLMKLGGLDLCMSRCLCHSEAGIRWRAAHLIASCAQNMPEVQFYLLNQGALLTLLQLADHDANSTVRVKALYAVSCLVREQEAGLRDFLSHDGFSVLMRGMQSDSEKLRTKSAFLLLNLLTSHPEHKDTVLSMGMVQQLVSVLRSPHSSVHEHVLGALCCLVEDSPRGVNDCRDASLGLEELLNQRVQDLKGREESLEELDCCVRLLAACFQGQPQDGNEMDR; translated from the exons ATGGCAGAAGGCAGAGGTAACAGAAATCACCCCCGCAATTTGCAAGGTGTGCTTCAGATGGCTGTGGAGGCCGGTTCTGCTTCTGAAGGTCCTGCTCCGCGAGAACCCATGACACAAGAG aGGATAGAGTTTCTGAGAGGAGCTCTTGCGGAAGTGTGTAAAGGACAGATGGATGAGGTCGAGCAGATGAAACAGTGTTTGGAGGTGCTAAGTAGAGATGAATGCAGGGCGAGAGggagtgaggaagaggaggaggaagaggaggatgagcgAGAGGAAGCGCTGGAAATGCTTTCTGAGCTCTGCGAGAACTTGGACAATgccagag ATCTGATGAAGCTGGGCGGTCTGGATTTGTGTATGTCGCGGTGTCTCTGTCACTCCGAGGCCGGGATTCGATGGAGGGCGGCTCACCTTATTGCCAGCTGTGCCCAGAATATGCCCGAGGTTCAGTTCTACCTGCTCAACCAGGGGGCGCTGCTGACGCTCCTTCAGCTCGCAGATCACGACGCAAACAGCACAGTTCGAGTTAAAGCACTCTACGCAGTGTCCT GTTTAGTCCGGGAACAGGAAGCAGGTCTGCGGGACTTCCTGTCACATGATGGCTTTTCAGTGCTGATGAGGGGGATGCAGTCAGACAGTGAGAAGCTGAGAACTAAATCAGCGTTCCTTCTGTTAAACCTTCTGACCAGTCATCCAGAACACAAAG ATACGGTGTTGTCTATGGGGATGGTTCAGCAGCTGGTGTCAGTTCTTCGCTCTCCTCATTCCTCTGTACATGAACATGTGCTCGGTGCCCTCTGCTG CTTGGTTGAGGACTCTCCCCGTGGTGTGAACGATTGCAGAGATGCATCGCTTGGCTTGGAGGAACTGCTCAACCAGCGAGTGCAGGACCTAAAGGGACGAGAGGAGAGCTtg